The Polyangia bacterium DNA segment GCGACATCCGCGAAAACCTGGGCGAGCTTCTGCGCGACGAAGGGTTCACCGTCGAGGCGGCCTGGAACGGCGCCGAAGCGATGAAGCGCCTGCGCTCGGGCTTCAGGCCCGATCTGATCATCTTGGATCTGATGATGCCGGTGATGGACGGCGCCACGTTTCGTTCCCGGCTGCGCGAAGACAACGGCATGTCGGCGATCCCGGTCATCGGGCTGACGGCTTTTCCGAAGGTCCCGGTCGACTTCAAGTGTCTGATCAAGCCGTTCCGTTTCGACCGATTGATGGACCATATCCGAACCGCGCTGCACTAAAGCCCCCCGCGTCCGGGTGAGTTTCGCCCGCGTCACGACTTTCGCGTGGAGCGGGCGACCCTCCCCGTATAGACTGCGCCGCGGAAGAATCTATGGGCGTTTTCTATCTGTTCAGTAAAGAGGGCCGCGACCAGCGCGCGCGCGAGAAAAACATCGGCCGCGCGGTGAACAAGTGGTCGCAATCCCCGGATCGGATGCGGGCCCTGCAGTCGCTGCGCGACGACGGAACGCCCGACGCCATCTACGGCCTGCTGCGCCGGTTCGGGATGATGTACGACAAGACCATCGAGGACGAGCAGGAGAAGGATTGGGTCTTCGAGATCCTGGTGGAAAAAGGCGCCGGCATCGTCCCGTCCATCCAGAAATATTTGTTCTCCGCTGATTCCATCGCCTGGCCGCTGCGCCTTCTGGACAAGGTGGCCAACAAGGAACAGGAGCTGGAGGTCATAAAAAGCGTCCTTGACCGTCACGAGCCGGGGTACGAGCGCGACCCGACGAAAAAAATTCAGCTGCTGAACCACATGGCCAGCCTGAAGGACGCGCGCATCCCCGGCATGGTGCTGCCTTACCTGGCCGACATGGACGAAGGCGTGCGCTATGCGGCGGTCGAGGCGCTGGTCCGCTCGGGCAGCGAGGAGGTGGCGCGCGAGCCGATGTTGCTGCAGTTCATCGCGCCGACGGAGGACAGCCGCCGCATTCGCATCCGCATCGCCGACGGCTTCGCCGATCTCGGCTGGCTGGTGAAAGGCCACCGCGGCGAAGTGGAGAAGCAGCTGCCCGAACAATTTCAGATCGATCGGGAAGGCCACATCAAGCGCAAGCCCGACGCCCAAAAGAAAGACAGCTAAGCGCGCACCATGCCCAAGCGGAACGACATCAAGACGGTGATGCTGATCGGGTCCGGCCCGATCGTGATCGGACAGGCCTGCGAATTCGACTACTCGGGGACGCAGGGCGTGAAGGCCCTCAAAGAAGAGGGCTACCGCGTGGTGCTGGTGAACTCCAACCCGGCCACCATCATGACCGACCCCGAGCTGGCCGACCGCACCTACGTCGAACCGCTGACCGTCGACGTCTTGACCAGCGTCATCGAACGCGAGCGCCCGGACGCGCTGCTGCCCACGCTGGGCGGGCAGACCGCGCTGAACCTGGCCATCGAGCTGCACAAGGCCGGCGTGCTGGCCAAGTACGGCGTCAAGCTGATCGGCGCCCAGATCGAAGCCATCGAAAAAGCCGAGGACCGCGAGCTGTTCAAGCAGGCAATGCAAAAAATCGGGCTGTCGGTGCCCTTGTCCGGTTACGCCCACTCGCTGACCGAGGCGCGGGCGATCCAGGCCCAGCTGGCGGCGGACACCGGCGTCGGGTACCCGGTGATCTTGCGGCCGTCGTTCACGCTGGGCGGCTCGGGCGCCGCCATCGCCTGGAACGCGCAGGAGTTCGACGACAAGGTGAGCTGGGGCCTGCAGCAAAGCCCACGCGGCGAGGTGCTGGTCGAGCAGTCGGTGCTGGGCTGGAAGGAATACGAGCTTGAGGTGATGCGCGACAGCGCCGACAACGCCGTCATCATCTGCAGCATCGAAAACTTTGACCCGATGGGCGTGCACACCGGCGATTCCATCACCATCGCCCCGGCCATGACCCTCACCGACAAGGAGTACCAGATCATGCGCGACGCCGCGCTGGCGGTGATCCGCGAGATCGGCGTCGAGACCGGCGGGTCGAACATCCAGTTCGCCGTCAATCCCCAGAACGGCAAGATGATCGTCATCGAGATGAACCCGCGCGTCTCGCGTTCGAGCGCCCTGGCCTCGAAGGCCACCGGGTTTCCCATCGCCAAGATCGCCACCAAGCTGGCCATCGGTTACACGCTGCCCGAGGTGCCGAACGACATCACCCGCGAGACGCCGGCCTGCTTCGAGCCGACCATCGACTACGTGGTCACCAAGGTGCCGCGCTTCGCCTTCGAGAAATTTCCCGGCGCCGACAGCGAGCTTGGCCCGCAGATGAAGTCCGTCGGCGAGGTGATGGCCATCGGCCGCACCTTCAAGGAGTCTTTCGGCAAGGCGCTGCGCTCGCTGGAGATCGGCCGGTGGGGGTTGGATCTGGATCGGGTTCCGCCGCTCGAGGATTTGAAGCGGGCCATCGTGCGGCCGGGACCCGATCGCTTGTGGCAGCTGGCCGAGGCGATGCGCGCGGGTCTGTCCAACGCCGAAGCGTTCGAGCTGACCAAGATCGATCCCTGGTTTCTGGCTCACCTGCGGCAGATGCTGGACGAGGACGAGGCGGCGCGGATAGACGGTGCGAAGCTGGGCGAAAGGGCCCTGGACGACGGCGTGTCGCTGGCCCGGCGCAAGCGCCTCGGCCTGTCAGACCGGCGGCTGATGAAGCTTTACGGCGTGTCCGAGGAGGCCGTCCGCCAGGCCCGGCTCAAGCATGGCGTGCGGCCGGTCTTCAAGCGCGTCGACACCTGCGCCGCCGAATTCGAGGCCCACACGCCGTACATGTACTCGACGTACGAGACGCCCACCGAGGAGTCCGTCGACGGCCAGCCGCTGACCGCCGTCGAGACCGAGTGCCGGCCGACGCAAAAGAAGAAGATCGCCATCCTGGGCGGCGGCCCCAACCGCATCGGCCAGGGGATCGAGTTCGATTACTGCTGCGTCCACGCCGTGCAAGCGCTGCGCGAAGACGGCTACGAGACCATCATGATCAACTGCAACCCTGAAACCGTCTCGACCGATTACGACACGGCCGATCGGTTGTACTTCGAGCCGCTGACCCGCGAGGATGTTCTGGAGATCCTGGACGCCGAGAAGCCGGAAGGGATCATCGTGCAGTTCGGCGGGCAGACGCCGCTGCGCCTGGCGGTGCCGCTGATGAAGGCGGGCGTGAACCTGCTGGGCACCAGCGCCGACGCCATCGATCGGGCGGAGGATCGCCAGCGCTTCGGCGAATTGTTGCGGAAGCTCGACCTGCGGGCGCCGGCCTGGGGCACGGCGCGGGGCCTCGGCGAGGCGCGCCAGATCGCCGACCGCATCGGGTACCCGGTGATGGTGCGACCGTCGTACGTTCTCGGCGGGCGAGCGATGGAGATCGTCCACGATCCGTCGGGCCTGGCCGAGTTCGTGCTGACCGCCATGGAGGCCTCGCGCCGCGAGAGCTTGTCAGCGCACGCGGGCGAGGAGGACGCGCCCATCCTGATCGATCAGTTCTTGCCCGACGCCATCGAGGTCGACGTCGACGTGGTGGCCGACGGCACCGATCAGGTGATCGGCGGCGTGATGGAACACATCGAAGAGGCGGGCGTGCACTCGGGCGATTCGGCGTGCAGCTTGCCGCCGTTCTCGCTGCCGCCGGAGACCGTCGAGGCGATCAAGACGCAAGCGAAGGCGCTGGCCCGGGAGCTCGGCGTGCGCGGCCTGATGAACGTACAGTTCGCCGTGCCGCGCGACGGGCGCGGCATCTTCATCCTTGAGGTGAACCCCCGCGCCTCGCGCACGGTGCCGTTCGTGTCCAAGGTGACCGGCGTGCCGCTGGCCAAGGTGGCGGCGCGCATCGCCGTCGGCAAGACGTTAAAAGAGATGGGCATCCGCGAGGTCACGCACAAGCACGTGGCCGTCAAGGAAGCGGTCTTCCCCTTCGCGAAGTTCGCCGGCGTGGACACGCTGCTGGGCCCGGAGATGCGCTCGACCGGCGAGGTGATGGGCATCGACAAGACCTTCGCCGCCGCTTTCGGCAAAAGCCAGATCGGCGCCGGCACCAAGCTGCCCAGCAGCGGCCGGGTGTTTCTGTCGGTGCAGGACAGTGACAAGGGGGGCGCGGTGGCCGTGGTGAAAGGTCTCAAGGACCTGGGCTTTGAAGTGGTGGCCACCGCCGGCACGCACGCTTACCTGGCATCGGCGGGCGTCGAGGTGGAACGCGTGAACAAGGTGCGCGAGGGCCGGCCGCACATCATCGACCGCATGCTGGACGGCGACATCCAGATCGTCGTCAACACCACCGCCGGCGCGGTGGCGATCAAGGATTCCTTTCCGATCCGCCGCACCGCGCTGGTGCGCGGCATTCCGTATTACACGACTTTGTCGGCCGCGCGGGCGATGGTGGGCGCGCTGGCCGAGCTGCGGTCGGGGCGGATGAGCGTTCGTTCACTGCAGGAGTACCAGAGCGATGGCTAAATACCCGTTAACGCCACGCGGACAGCAAACCCTGCGCGAAGAATTGAAACGCCTGCGCGAGGTCGAACGCCCGAAGAACGTTCTCGACATCGAAGAGGCGCGCGCCCACGGCGATCTGCGCGAAAACGCCGAATTTCACGCGGCCAAGGAGAGACAGGGTTTCATTGAAGGACGCTCGCGCGATATCGATTCCATCTTGGCCCAGGCCGAGGTGATCGATCCGGGCAAGCTATCGGGCGAGCGGGTGGTCTTCGGCGCCACGGTCAGACTGACCGACACCGACAGCGGCGACGAGAGCACCTATTCGATCGTCGGCGACTTCGAAGCGGACATCAAACTGGGGCGCATCGCCATCTCGGCGCCGCTGGCCCGGGCCCTCATCGGGAAAGATCAGGGCGACACTGTCACCCTGCGGACGGCCAAGGGCTCGCGCGAATATCAGATCAGCGAAGTGCGGTTCGAGCCGCAGGAGTAGTGCGCTATCGCGGGTGGTGCGTGATTGCGTGGCGAAGTCGGCTTCGCCATCGCGCTTCGCCTATACCAACGATTGAGCGGTGGATCCGGATCCGTTCGATACACACGACCGTCGCTCTTGTTGCCAGCCGGCGCAGCGTGGGCGGGTGGCGCGGAGTCGAGGGGACCCAGCGGGTTGGCTCGTCGGGCCGCGTCCCTCGGCGCCACGAATTCAGAGGTCGCGTGGTCTAGGATCACGAACGCCAGCCCGACGAGCCAACCCGCTGGGAAGGCGTCCACGCAGTGACAGGACCCACCCACGCGTAGCCGGCGCACGCCGCAACAAGCTTGCCTGACTGGTTAGTGCGCGCCCGCGGTGCGAAGAGGGCGGAAGAACGCGCGGATCTCGTCGACCAGTAACTCGGGCTCTTCCATGGCCGCGAAGTGTCCGCCGCGCGGCATGACGGTCCAGCGCTGGACGTCGTAGAACCGGCGGGCCCACTCCTCGGGCGGGTTCGAGAGATCTTTCGGAAACAGCGCGAACCCGGCCGGGACCTTCGCGCCATGGGTCCACTCCTTGGCCCTCTCCACGATCCAGCGCAGCACGCTGGCATGCAGCAGATCGTAGTACGGCAGGAACGATGAGCCGATGGTCTCGGTCACCCAATAGGTCGTCACGTTGGTCAGCAGTTCGTCCTTGGTGAAGCGCCGTTCGACGCGGTCACCACAATCGCTCCAGCGCTGGAATTTTTCCACCAGCCAGGCGGCCAAACCAACCGGCGAATCGTTCAACGAATCAGCCAGTGTTTGCGGGCGTGAACCTTGAATCATCGCGTACGCCCCTTGGCGCATCGGGAACTGCTGGTTGGCGTCCAGGAAGGCATCTTCGGCTGGGCTGGGATCGGCCGGACGCTGGAAGGCGTGCCAGAACGGGACGTCGGTCAGGTGAATACCGACCACGCACGAGGGATGACTGCGCGCCAGGTGTTCAGTGACAGTGCTGCCCCAGTCGCCGCCGTGCGCGCCGAAGCGCTGGTAACCGAGCTCGTCGGTCATCAGCTTGTGCCACAGATCGCCGACGTGAAAGATGCCGCCGGCTTTCTTGCTGTTCGGCGGGTCGGAGAAGGCATAGCCCGGCAGGCTGGGCACCACGACGTCGAACGCGTCGCGCGCGTCGCCGCCGTGCGCCGCCGGGTTCGTCAGCAACGGGATCACCTTCAAGAAGCGCAGGAACGAATCCGGAAAACCGTGCGTCAGCAGCAACGGCAGCGGCGCCGGCCCCTGCCCGCGCTGGTGAATGAAGTGCACGGCGGCATCGCCGATGGTGGCGCGAAACTGGGGATGGCGATTGATCAGCGCCTCCTGCTCCCGCCAGTTGAAGTTCAGGCGCCAGTAGGCGATGAGCTCTCGCAAATAGTGCGGGTTCATCCCGGCGTCCCAGGTGTCGGCGCCCTGCCCTTCGGGGTCGAGGCGCGCGCTTGCCAGCCGCGACGCCAGATCGTCCAGCGTGGCCTGCGGAACGGCGACTTCAAAAGGCTGGAGCGACATGAGGGATGGCCAGCGGGTCAACGGGCTGCGGTTCAGCCCGGCCTTGGGGAGCGTTTAGAGATTGGAAAAAATCGATGACGTCGTCGGCATAAAGCTCGGGTTGTTCCAGGGCGGCGAAATGTCCGCCCTGCGGCATTGCCGTCCATTGGCGCACGTTCAACGTGCGCTCGGCGAAGCGACGTGGCGGGATGCCGCCGAGGTCTTTCGGAAACAGCGCCAGCCCGACCGGGACCTCCACCCGATCGGCCGCCGTCAGCGATGGCGCGCGCGCCTCGGTGTAGTAATTGAAGATCGACGCGCCGATGGTTTGCGTCACCCAGTACAGCATGATGTTTGTCAGCAGGTCGTCCTTGCCGATCAGCTGATCCAGCGGACCATCGACCCAGGAATGAAAGCGGTCGACAATCCACGAAGCCAAACCCACCGGCGAATCGTTGAGCCCGGCGGCCAGGCTGCGCGGCCCGGTCATCTGCACCAGGGCATAAGCGCCGTCGGCCATCCGCGCCTTGTTCAGGCCGTCCAAATATTTGTGTTCGGCCTTGGAGACTTTTGCCGGGTCGACATTGAAGGCGTGCCAGCCGAGATCGGTGAGGTGAATGCCGATCACCGACTCTGGATGTTCGATGGCCAGGATCTGCGCCAGGACGCTGCCGCCATCGCCGCCGGCCACCGCGAACCTTTGATAGCCCAGGATGACCGTCATGAGACGCCAGATCAGGTTGGCGCTGGCCCGCGCTGACTGGTCGCGGTTGACGCGGGGGACGGCGCCGGTGAAGGCGAAGCCCGGCAGCGAGGGAACCACCACGTCGAAGGATTCGCCGGCGAGTTCACCGGGCTCCTCGCCTTCTTCGTCGGGGTTGGCAAAGCGCGGGATCACCTTGTGAAAACGATGGAACGAATCCGGCCAACCGTGCAGCAGCAGCAGCGGTGTGCGCCGCGCGCCGCGTCCCTGAACGTGCACGAAATGAAGGCGCGCGCCGGCGACCTCGGCCGTGAACTGCGGCAGCGCGTTCAGCTTGGCTTCTTCGGCCCGCCAGTCATATCGGGTCAGCCAATGATCGACCAGGTCGCGCAGGTAGCGGTCGCTGGTGCCAGCTTGCCAGGCCGCCGACTCGCCCCTGGTCGTCCAGCGGGTCCGTCGCAGCCGCGCGAACAGATCGTCGAGCACCGCCTGCTCGACCTGGATTCGAAAAGGCCTGACGTCCATCCCACGTCAAAACCTAAATCTTGGCGCGCGTCCGTCAACCGGCGTTCCGATCGCCTCGACCTTCCACGAAGGCCATTCGGCGAAGGCAATTTGGTGAAGGCTAGTCGGCGGCGGTCTCGGCGGGAGCAGCTTCGGTGGGGACGTCGGTGCTGGCATCTTCGGCGGTGTCGGCGGCGTCTTCGGCGGTGTCGGCGAACGCGCTGTCGCTGCTGGCGTCGGTCTCGTCGGTTTCGGCGGACGCGGCGTCGGAAACATCCTCGCCTGCATCGGTCTCGCCGGTGTCAACCGGGGCGCCGGAATCGACTGGGGTGGTGTTTATCGGCGCGCAGATGCCGCCCCCGTTGTCGGCGGTGATGTTGCTGCAAAAATCGCCGTCCTGGCAGTCGCGGTTGACCTCGCAGCGATCGCCCGTGCCTTGTTTGCAGCCGCACACGAAAACCGCCAGGGCGAAGGCGAAACCAGCGAAGGACAGCGAATGTCTGGCCATGGAAGACGGTTGGGTTAACACGTGACGTGAGATTCGTAAAGCGCCCTCCTGGTTGCCCGGAAAGTGGGATAGCGTGCGGCCATGGCCCATTCCCCCGTCGCCAGCCGCCGCGGCCCGCTCTTCGGGGCGGTGCTGATGGTGCTGGGCATCGCCGCCGTCCCGCGCGCGGCCGTCCCGCAAGCGGCTGCGCCCAGCGAAAAGTCCGCCCCGCCAAAACGAGCGTCCGGCAAGAAGACCGCCGCCGAGAAGGAAGCCCAGACCTTCCTGGACACCGTCACGCCGCTGCTCTTGCCGGCGTCGACCACCTTCGCCCAGATCGACTGGGTCGCCGCCACCGACGCCACCGCCGACCACGTCGCCGAACGCACCGGCGCCGGGCGCGTCACCGCCACGTTGACCGGCGCCAAGCTGATCATCGATCGCAGCAAGGCGCTGCTGGCGCGGGCCAAGGATCTCGACGACCTGACGGCGCGACAGCTGCGCCGCCTGCTGCTGGCGGCGGCGGAGAACCCGGCCACCATCCCGGACGTGGTGGCCAAGCGTGTGGCCGCCGAATCCAAACAAGCCGGCCTGCTGGACAGCTATACGTTCTGCCTGAAGCCGAGGGCGGGCGGCGGCTGCGCGCGCCCCACCACCGCCAACGAGATCGACAACCTGCTCCGGCGCTCGCGCGATCTGGGCGAGCGGCAGCGGGCCTGGAACGCCTCCAAGGAGATCGGCCGGCCGCTGAAACCGGGACTGGTCGAGCTGCAGACCCTGCGCAACCAGGTGGCGCGCGAGATGGGGTACGCGTCGTACTTCGCGCTGACCGTCGCCGACTATGAGATGACCGTCGACGAGATGATGACGCTGCTGGACGCCTCTTTGGAGACGACGCGGCCGCTGTTCGACGGCCTGCACTGCCTGGCCAAAAATATCCTGGCGGCGCGTTTCAAGCGGCCGGTCCCGCCGACCACCATCCCCGCCCACTGGCTGGGCGATCGCTGGGCCCAGACCTGGCCGGGCCTGGTCGACGAGGTGAACCTGGACGCGCTGTTCAAAGGCGCCGCCCCCGAGACCATCGTCAAAAGCGCGGAGAGCTTTTACGTCTCGCTGGGCTTTCCCAAGCTGCCGGCGTCGTTCTGGGCGCAGTCGGATCTGTACCCTGTGCCGCCGTCGTCGCCGCGCAAGAAGAACGCCCATGCTTCGGCCTGGCACATCGACCACGCCCTGGATGTGCGTTCGCTGATGAGCGTCGAGCCGAACGCGCAGTGGTTCGAGACCGCCCACCATGAGCTCGGGCACATCTATTACTTCCTGTCGTACAGCACGCCCGACGTGCCGCCGCTGTTGCGCGAGGGCGCCAACCGCGCCTTTCACGAAGCGATCGGCGAGCTGGGAGCGCTGGCCAGCCAGGAGACGCCGTACCTGCTCAAGGTCGGCGTGCTGCCGCCCGGCAAGGAACCCGACCCGACGCGCTGGCTGCTGCAGTCCGGCCTGGAGTCGATCGTGCTTCTGCAGTGGGCCGCCGGCACCGTCAGCCATTTCGAGCGCGACCTGTACCAGAATGATCTGCCGCCCGCCGACTGGCAGAAACGCTGGTGGGAATACGTCGCCCAGTACCAGGGCGTCGCCCCGCCCGCCCCGCGCCCCGACGACGCCTGCGACGCCTGCACCAAGACCCACCTCAGCGACGATCCGGCCCGTTATTACGATTATGCGCTGGCCACGCTGATCAAATTCCAGCTGCACGATCACATCTGCACGAAGATCCTCAAGCAGGACGTGCGCGCCTGCGATTATTCAGGCAGCAAAGAGGTCGGTGATTTTCTCCGCGGCATCATGAAGCTGGGCGCCACCCGCGACTGGCGGACCGTCATCAAAGACGCCACCGGCGAAGCCATCTCGGCCCGCGCGATGATGTCGTTCTACGAGCCGCTGACCGCCGAGCTGGCCAAGCGCAACGCCGGCAAAGACTGCGTGCGCTAGCGCCCCGCTACGGCTGTATATCGTGGGCGGCCCTGACCCGCACCTGGATCGCTTGCAGCTCGGTCAGGGTGTCTTCAAAGACCGCCTTCATCATTTCGGCCTGGCCGGTGGCCTGGTCCACGTCGGTGCCGCCGCTTTTTCCCAGGCCGGCGACGAATTCATTTACCTGCTTGAGGTCGTCTTTGGCCACTTCGATGTAGTCAGTGATGCAATTGCTCAGGCGAAAGCGCAGCCGGCCAAGATAGGTGCTGTGCGGCTGGGTGGCGTAGTTTCCGCGCCCCGGGTAAAGACCCTGCACATAAAGCTCCATCGAGCCGCCATTCATCAAGGCGTTATAGGCGACCGGCCATTTGTCCCAGAGCTGTTCGAACGTGGCCGACGTGCCGGCTTCGATCGTCGAATACGCGGCAAAGTCGGCCGGCACCGCCGTCAGCCTTCCGTTCACCACCTCGTGATTGGTCGAGCGATGAAACGATCCGGCGTCGCCGCCACCCATCACGTTGCCAGGATTATTGCCCGCCGGGTCGATGGTGTAACCGGCCTGTTCGGCCAACCACTGCGACAGGATCAGCAAGAACCGATAATCCAGATACAGCGGATCGCGGGCCGTGCTGCGTTTTTCGATTTCGCGGGTCAACAGATTGGCCAGCGCCTTTAACAGATCTTTCTTCTTACGGACATTCGTTCGCAACGACCAGTGCTCAAGCCCCATGACAGTCCCCCTCGTTTCAATCAGTCCACCCGTTACGGGTAGGTCAATCCATAACCGTAAGCGAACAGCGGATCGTAGGTCGCATCGCCAAAGTTGATCGGAATCTGCGCCATCGTCCGCGGCCAGGACTGCGGCAGCTTTCCCGTCGGTTTGGCGTCGCCAAAAAGGATATCGGCAATGCCCTCGCCTTCCGTACCCGGCAGCCAGGCGGCGATCACCGCGTCGGCCAGTGGCAAGATCTTGTCCAGTAACAAGGGCCGCCCGCTGATCAGGATGACCACCGTCTTCAATCCGGCGTCTTTCATGGCCTGGATTGCCGCCAGATCGTCGGCGGCGATGCTCAGGTCGGCTTTGTCGCCTTCCCACTCGGCGTAAGGCGTCTCGCCGATGACCGCAATCCCGACTGTCGCGCCGGCCCCGCCCGAACCGTTCAGCGCGTAGGTGACTTTCGCCGGCGTCACCACGTCACCGATCGCCTTTCGTACCGTGGTCCCCACCGCGCCGGCCGAGCCCTGCCAGGTGATCGTCCAGCCGCCACACTGGTTGGCCATGTTGTCGGCGTTTTTTCCGCCCAGATGAACGCGAGCGATCGTCTTTGGCAATGGCAACAAGCTGTTGTCGTTCTTCAGCAGCACCAGTGATTCGCGCACCGCTTGCCGGCCCACCGCGCGATGGTCGGCCGAGCCCAGCGCCGCCGTCAACGTGCGGTCGACCTTCCCGGTCACATCAAACAGACCCATCATGCATTTGGTCATCAGGATGCGGCTGACGGCGTCGTCGATGCGCGTCTGCGGGACGCGCGCCGGCACCAGGCTTTTGACCAGCGCGATCTGCGCCGCCAGCGCGCGGCTGCCACCGGACAACATCATCAAATCGATCCCGGCGTTCAGGCCGGTGGTGTATTTGTCTTCGACGGCGGCGCCGGGGACGGTCTCGTCGATCCCGTCATAGTCCGAGATGACGAATCCTTTGAAGCCCAGCGTCCCCTTCAGCGTGTCGGTCAGCAGCTTGCCGTCGGCGTGACCGCGCAACCCGTTCCACATCGACACCGTGGCCATCACCGCGCCCACGCCCGCCGACACCAGCGACTGGTACGGCTTGACGTGAACGGCCATCATCGTCGCCTGATCGATCTGCGCGTCGCCGCGATCGATCAGGCCCGGGTTGACGTCCGCCTCGTTGGCGGTGCCCCACTTCGTGCCACCGTCGCCGGCAAAGTGCTTGGCCGAGCCAATCACCGCCACCTTCCCGCTGCCGATCGATCGTCGTCTTCGCGTATTCGAGAAGATCTCGTACCGCCACAGGGAGGAACAAGCAAGGTCGGCCCCGGCTACAATCCAGCGCTCCAAAACTTTCTTGATCGATCGTGGCGTCCACAGGTGGCGCGTCACGCGTCAGATAGTCTCGACCGAACGGTACGAAGGCTGCAGGAGTTCGTTGCTACTTGAGCCGAGCTTACCTTGGGAGGGCTGCCCAACCCGGCGTTGAACCCGACGGCCGCTTGC contains these protein-coding regions:
- a CDS encoding glycoside hydrolase family 3 C-terminal domain-containing protein, translating into MTRHLWTPRSIKKVLERWIVAGADLACSSLWRYEIFSNTRRRRSIGSGKVAVIGSAKHFAGDGGTKWGTANEADVNPGLIDRGDAQIDQATMMAVHVKPYQSLVSAGVGAVMATVSMWNGLRGHADGKLLTDTLKGTLGFKGFVISDYDGIDETVPGAAVEDKYTTGLNAGIDLMMLSGGSRALAAQIALVKSLVPARVPQTRIDDAVSRILMTKCMMGLFDVTGKVDRTLTAALGSADHRAVGRQAVRESLVLLKNDNSLLPLPKTIARVHLGGKNADNMANQCGGWTITWQGSAGAVGTTVRKAIGDVVTPAKVTYALNGSGGAGATVGIAVIGETPYAEWEGDKADLSIAADDLAAIQAMKDAGLKTVVILISGRPLLLDKILPLADAVIAAWLPGTEGEGIADILFGDAKPTGKLPQSWPRTMAQIPINFGDATYDPLFAYGYGLTYP